One window from the genome of Sphaerotilus microaerophilus encodes:
- a CDS encoding translocation/assembly module TamB domain-containing protein, translating to MPHRQRRSLLWRGAIATLLALLLALLVAASLAWALGTTAGARALLALLPGLQAQGVQGRLLGDFAVQQLRWRLGSRRELVIDALAWQGLQLSLSGPGPARLQVARLQARRVDLQGPSDDPNPVVLPTHLILPLQVDLDEVRVDEVLFDAIRARPVRGLAGRLQLGAGPAALHRLEGLQARWDRVLAEGEATLGAAAPLALDAALRLRPAPPVSPPAPEGSASAPTQAPADWSARLTGHGPLARLQIHAELAARGQSLQADAEVEPVARQPLAHLQARLAGLDLAPLATGLPRTALTGQIDARLSADSPGRAANPLGLQVALDNQRPGRLDAGELPLRRIELEARGQLSSIDQGRIERLRLQLAAAPPDARQGARRDTGQIDAEGHWALVGSGAARRLDLGLTARLTALQPAQLHQAAPALHLGGPLALELAWPLGAPSPAPTTAAGEAAAASGTLHQLAPDGARLDLRTDLTGHLIGAGLPAVRLRVELLGDAQHVELKQLRAESGTAHLEATGQLRRDAASWRLQLHSGLHAFDPLVWWPGPGDHPLRRGPHRLDGQARIDLQLPDRRSAAPATGLTRLAALRGEAQLHLDPSMLAGVPMQGELQLRSSQSDVALGPVPHLLADLQLHAGNAPQATELRLHADLDPNHGQDRWRLNWSSPALQALAPWWRLIDPTHPLALAGDTQGQLELDGRWPRLRSRGQLQAGSEQPLRGWQQTTATAGPAPPATPPQWQVAGVQARWQAGSDGNDPIDVDIQARRLGGAEPLLQALQLRIEGRNSAHRMQASADFERAGEAATETTPAAPPRRFTVQAQGAGDLRLDLSAARFAWQGELSQASLQELLAPGGNGTPSVPSVQTGQAPPAGQSPQALPQAAPPTLATLISLATTPLRLSHGPEGSSVQVGRTQATLADARLRLDELTWRDEPGSATPGAAAAAAAPQRSLQLRAELEPLAIAPLLARAQPGFGWGGDLRMGGRIEVQATPQHFNAHAEIGRLQGDLLVQDPDNPAGPQRLGLDDLRLAISARDGQWRLTQQVAGGNLGRLDGEQSVQAPPGAFWPPAGAPLSGRIDLRIAQLGHWGRWLPAGWRLSGQLDTHAAVAGRVGAPEFSGELVGQRLAVRNLLQGVDWRDAAVRIALAGDTARIEQFSVQAGAGRLAATGQIQFGANPRLVAQIEASRFAAQQRVDRRIVASGQAELTVDARSTALKGRLVIDEGRFDFTQRDAPSLADDVSVERHGSDAATTERPATAARGPQRSTVLDLRVGLGQQLHLAGRGLATRLTGELRLTTPANKLAIHGDVQAEEGSYTAYGQKLSIDRGIILFGGAADNPRLDIEATKPDLEDLRVGVAITGTAQSPRIRLFSEPELTETDKLSYLLLGRASDGLGRTDLSLLQRAAFALITGEDDSPSLIERIGLDQLSVRKEDGDTRETVVSLGKQLSRRWYLGYERGLNAASGSWQLIYRAAQRFTFRAQTGTENALDLIWTWKWGTPGMLPLPIPGAATSAGPAPAQAPAASPSATKPQR from the coding sequence GTGCCGCATCGCCAGCGCCGCAGCCTGCTCTGGCGCGGCGCGATCGCCACGCTGCTGGCGCTGCTGCTCGCACTGCTGGTGGCGGCCTCGCTGGCCTGGGCGCTCGGAACGACCGCCGGTGCGCGTGCGCTGCTGGCCCTGCTGCCCGGGCTGCAGGCGCAGGGCGTGCAAGGCCGGCTGCTGGGTGACTTCGCCGTGCAGCAGCTGCGCTGGCGGCTGGGCAGCCGCCGCGAGCTGGTCATCGACGCGCTGGCCTGGCAGGGCCTGCAGCTGAGCCTGTCCGGCCCCGGCCCGGCCCGGTTGCAGGTGGCGCGGCTGCAGGCCCGGCGGGTGGACCTGCAGGGGCCATCGGACGACCCCAACCCGGTCGTCCTGCCCACCCACCTCATCCTGCCGCTGCAGGTGGATCTCGACGAGGTGCGCGTCGACGAAGTGCTCTTCGACGCCATCCGCGCCCGCCCGGTGCGCGGCCTGGCCGGCCGGCTGCAACTGGGTGCCGGCCCGGCCGCGCTGCACCGCCTGGAGGGCCTGCAGGCGCGCTGGGACCGCGTGCTGGCGGAGGGAGAGGCCACGCTCGGCGCTGCCGCGCCCCTGGCCCTCGACGCCGCGCTGCGGCTCCGGCCCGCGCCGCCAGTTTCACCGCCAGCGCCCGAAGGCAGCGCCAGCGCCCCAACCCAAGCGCCAGCCGACTGGTCCGCCCGGCTCACCGGGCACGGCCCGCTGGCCCGGCTGCAGATCCACGCCGAGCTGGCGGCGCGGGGCCAGTCCCTGCAGGCCGACGCCGAGGTGGAACCCGTGGCACGCCAGCCGCTGGCCCACCTGCAGGCCCGGCTGGCCGGGCTCGACCTGGCGCCCCTGGCCACCGGCCTGCCGCGCACCGCGCTGACGGGGCAGATCGACGCCCGCCTGAGCGCCGACAGCCCTGGCCGCGCGGCCAACCCGCTGGGCCTGCAAGTCGCGCTGGACAACCAGCGCCCCGGCCGCCTCGACGCTGGCGAGCTGCCGCTGCGTCGCATCGAGCTGGAGGCGCGCGGCCAGCTCAGCTCGATCGACCAGGGGCGCATCGAGAGGTTGCGGCTGCAGCTCGCCGCCGCGCCACCGGACGCTCGCCAAGGTGCCCGACGGGACACCGGGCAGATCGACGCCGAGGGCCACTGGGCGCTGGTCGGCAGTGGCGCCGCGCGGCGGCTTGACCTCGGGCTGACCGCCCGGCTGACCGCCCTGCAACCCGCCCAGCTGCACCAGGCCGCGCCGGCCCTGCACCTGGGTGGACCGCTGGCCCTGGAACTGGCCTGGCCGCTGGGGGCACCCTCCCCGGCCCCGACGACCGCGGCTGGAGAGGCCGCTGCGGCCAGCGGTACGCTGCACCAGCTCGCCCCGGACGGTGCCCGGCTGGACCTGCGCACCGACCTGACCGGCCACCTCATCGGTGCCGGCCTGCCCGCCGTGCGGCTGCGCGTGGAGCTGCTGGGCGATGCCCAGCACGTCGAGCTCAAGCAGCTGCGGGCCGAATCCGGCACCGCGCACCTGGAAGCCACCGGGCAACTGCGCCGCGATGCGGCCAGCTGGCGCCTGCAGCTGCACAGCGGCCTGCACGCCTTCGACCCGCTGGTCTGGTGGCCCGGGCCGGGCGACCACCCGCTGCGCCGTGGTCCGCACCGGCTCGACGGGCAGGCCCGCATCGACCTGCAGCTGCCCGACCGCCGCAGCGCCGCACCGGCCACCGGCCTGACCCGCCTGGCCGCCTTGCGCGGCGAGGCGCAATTGCACCTAGATCCCAGCATGCTGGCCGGCGTGCCCATGCAAGGCGAGCTGCAGCTGCGCAGCTCGCAGAGCGACGTCGCGCTCGGTCCGGTGCCCCACCTGCTGGCCGACCTGCAGCTCCATGCCGGGAACGCGCCACAGGCCACCGAGCTGCGACTGCACGCTGACCTCGACCCCAACCACGGCCAGGACCGCTGGCGGCTGAACTGGTCCAGCCCCGCCCTGCAGGCCCTGGCGCCCTGGTGGCGGCTGATCGACCCGACCCACCCCCTCGCACTCGCAGGCGACACGCAGGGGCAGCTGGAGCTGGACGGGCGCTGGCCGCGCCTGCGCAGCCGGGGCCAGCTGCAGGCGGGCAGCGAGCAGCCCCTGCGCGGCTGGCAGCAGACGACGGCCACGGCAGGCCCCGCCCCGCCGGCCACGCCACCGCAGTGGCAGGTCGCGGGGGTGCAGGCCCGCTGGCAGGCCGGCAGCGACGGCAACGATCCCATCGACGTGGACATCCAGGCCCGCCGGCTCGGCGGCGCCGAACCGCTGCTCCAGGCCCTGCAGCTGCGCATCGAAGGCCGCAACTCGGCCCACCGGATGCAGGCCTCGGCCGACTTCGAACGCGCCGGGGAGGCCGCGACCGAGACCACGCCTGCGGCTCCCCCGCGGCGCTTCACCGTCCAGGCGCAGGGGGCCGGTGACCTGCGGCTGGACCTGTCGGCGGCACGCTTTGCCTGGCAGGGTGAGCTGTCCCAGGCCAGCCTGCAGGAGCTGCTGGCGCCGGGCGGGAACGGCACGCCGTCGGTGCCGTCGGTGCAGACAGGCCAGGCACCACCGGCGGGCCAGTCGCCACAGGCACTCCCACAGGCAGCCCCACCCACCCTGGCCACGCTGATCAGCCTGGCCACCACCCCCCTGCGCCTCAGCCACGGCCCCGAGGGCAGCAGCGTGCAGGTGGGCCGCACGCAGGCCACCCTGGCCGACGCCCGCCTGCGGCTGGACGAATTGACCTGGCGCGATGAACCGGGCAGCGCCACCCCCGGGGCAGCCGCCGCAGCGGCAGCGCCCCAGCGCAGCCTGCAGCTGCGCGCCGAGCTGGAGCCGCTGGCCATCGCGCCGCTGCTGGCGCGAGCCCAACCCGGCTTCGGCTGGGGGGGCGACCTGCGGATGGGCGGGCGCATCGAGGTGCAGGCCACGCCCCAGCACTTCAACGCCCATGCCGAGATCGGGCGGCTGCAGGGCGACCTGCTGGTGCAGGATCCGGACAACCCGGCCGGCCCGCAGCGCCTGGGCCTGGACGACCTGCGGCTGGCCATCAGCGCGCGCGACGGCCAGTGGCGCCTGACCCAGCAGGTGGCCGGCGGCAACCTCGGGCGCCTCGACGGCGAGCAGTCCGTGCAGGCGCCGCCCGGTGCCTTCTGGCCGCCTGCGGGCGCCCCCCTGAGCGGCCGCATCGACCTGCGCATCGCGCAGCTCGGCCACTGGGGCCGCTGGCTGCCGGCCGGCTGGCGCCTGAGCGGCCAGCTCGACACCCATGCGGCGGTGGCCGGCCGCGTCGGCGCCCCCGAGTTCAGCGGCGAGCTGGTCGGCCAGCGCCTCGCCGTGCGCAACCTGCTGCAGGGCGTGGACTGGCGTGACGCGGCCGTGCGCATCGCACTGGCTGGCGACACCGCCCGCATCGAGCAGTTCAGCGTGCAGGCCGGCGCCGGGCGGCTGGCTGCCACGGGCCAGATTCAGTTCGGCGCCAACCCCCGGCTGGTGGCCCAGATCGAGGCCAGCCGCTTCGCCGCCCAGCAGCGGGTGGACCGGCGCATCGTCGCCAGCGGCCAGGCCGAGCTGACGGTCGACGCCCGCAGCACCGCACTGAAGGGCCGCCTGGTCATCGACGAGGGCCGCTTCGACTTCACCCAGCGCGACGCCCCTTCACTGGCCGATGACGTCAGCGTGGAGCGCCACGGCAGCGACGCCGCCACCACCGAGCGCCCAGCCACCGCCGCCCGCGGTCCACAGCGCAGCACCGTCCTGGACCTGCGCGTCGGCCTGGGCCAGCAGCTCCACCTGGCCGGGCGCGGCCTGGCCACCCGGCTGACCGGCGAGCTGCGCCTGACCACCCCGGCCAACAAGCTCGCCATCCACGGCGACGTCCAGGCCGAGGAAGGCAGCTACACCGCCTACGGCCAGAAGCTGAGCATCGACCGCGGCATCATCCTGTTCGGCGGCGCGGCGGACAACCCTCGTCTGGACATCGAGGCCACCAAGCCCGACCTGGAGGACCTGCGCGTGGGCGTGGCCATCACCGGCACGGCGCAGAGCCCGCGCATCCGCCTGTTCAGCGAGCCCGAGCTGACCGAGACCGACAAGCTCTCCTACCTCCTGCTCGGCCGCGCTTCGGACGGCCTGGGCCGCACCGACCTGTCGCTGCTGCAGCGCGCCGCCTTCGCCCTCATCACCGGGGAGGACGACAGCCCCTCGCTGATCGAGCGCATCGGCCTGGACCAGCTCTCGGTGCGCAAGGAGGACGGCGACACCCGCGAAACCGTGGTCTCGCTGGGCAAGCAGCTCAGCCGCCGCTGGTACCTCGGCTACGAACGTGGCCTGAACGCCGCCAGCGGCTCCTGGCAGCTGATCTACCGCGCTGCCCAGCGCTTCACCTTCCGCGCACAGACTGGCACCGAGAACGCCCTGGACCTGATCTGGACCTGGAAATGGGGCACCCCCGGCATGCTGCCCCTGCCCATCCCGGGCGCCGCCACCTCGGCCGGCCCGGCACCGGCCCAGGCCCCGGCTGCTTCGCCGTCCGCGACAAAGCCCCAACGCTGA
- a CDS encoding autotransporter assembly complex protein TamA, producing the protein MLLSGGLLGLSAQPARAQTPAATPAETPASAPTRPPAAPPVVTPAAPAAAASAPMSPGDAAAEDAELQGVTWALTIEAPDALRPVLERYLDLARYQRADRKEGITRGELMRLLSAAPAQVRQLLETEGYFGAKARTELPQDSGAPSAGTQAATAPPATAATPPATTTAAPVIQVRLWVDPGPRTTVGGLRLDVHGELATAAAAGDGPARALIEQLRRQWALPNGQPFTREGWDDAKTAVLTLLRTEGYPAASWAHSAAQVDAQAHQAKLQLDVASGPLFRFGSFSFEGLSQVRLDAVLALRNVATGEPLREQALLNYQDRLVKTGLFDTVAVTYDPDPELAQATPILVRVRERSLQQATTGVGISDLSGPRVTLEHLHQRPFDLGWQAKTKLQLGRDARSLSLDLTSHPQPGPYRNLVAGSLSETEASGLRVISERLRLGRTQDTERIERTYYVELQRAFTRDLATNLVTDDTSAASVNYQWVWRRFDHPVLPTQGWGISADGAVGHSFATEQRSGWFSRGNARLTAYWTPGENWYGQTRMELGEVFSRNSVAVPYTLLFRAGGDDSVRGYGYQSLGPTDATGSAVGGRVLATGSLELARPFSLKHPAWWGAVFADAGNAATGWNTWSAAWGYGAGVRWRSPVGALRVDLAWGQQLRRLRLHFTVGITL; encoded by the coding sequence ATGCTGCTGTCTGGCGGCCTGCTCGGCCTGTCGGCCCAGCCTGCGCGGGCACAGACCCCTGCGGCGACACCCGCCGAGACACCTGCCTCCGCACCCACCAGGCCGCCCGCCGCGCCACCGGTGGTCACACCCGCAGCGCCAGCCGCCGCCGCCTCGGCACCGATGTCACCCGGCGACGCAGCCGCCGAGGATGCGGAACTGCAGGGCGTGACCTGGGCGCTCACCATCGAGGCGCCCGACGCGCTGCGCCCGGTGTTGGAGCGCTACCTGGACCTGGCCCGCTACCAGCGCGCCGACCGCAAGGAGGGCATCACGCGAGGCGAGCTGATGCGCCTGCTCAGCGCCGCCCCGGCCCAGGTGCGCCAGCTGCTGGAGACCGAGGGCTACTTCGGCGCCAAGGCCCGCACCGAACTGCCGCAGGACAGCGGCGCACCGAGCGCTGGCACGCAAGCCGCAACCGCCCCTCCAGCCACGGCAGCCACCCCACCGGCCACCACAACGGCCGCCCCCGTGATCCAGGTGCGGCTGTGGGTCGACCCTGGTCCGCGCACCACCGTGGGCGGCCTGCGCCTGGACGTGCACGGGGAGCTGGCCACCGCAGCGGCCGCGGGCGACGGGCCGGCCCGGGCGCTGATCGAACAGCTGCGCCGCCAATGGGCGCTGCCCAACGGCCAGCCCTTCACCCGCGAGGGCTGGGACGACGCCAAGACGGCCGTGCTCACCCTGCTGCGCACCGAGGGCTACCCGGCAGCAAGCTGGGCCCACAGCGCCGCGCAGGTGGACGCGCAGGCCCACCAGGCCAAGCTGCAACTGGACGTGGCCAGCGGGCCGCTGTTTCGCTTCGGCAGCTTCAGCTTCGAGGGCCTGAGCCAGGTGCGGCTGGATGCGGTGCTGGCGCTGCGCAACGTCGCCACGGGCGAGCCCCTGCGCGAGCAGGCCCTGCTGAACTACCAGGACCGCCTGGTCAAGACCGGGCTGTTCGACACGGTGGCCGTCACTTACGACCCCGACCCGGAACTGGCACAGGCCACGCCAATCCTCGTGCGCGTGCGCGAGCGATCGCTCCAGCAGGCCACGACCGGCGTGGGCATCTCCGACCTCAGCGGCCCGCGGGTCACGCTGGAACACCTGCACCAGCGCCCGTTCGACCTGGGCTGGCAGGCCAAGACCAAGCTGCAACTGGGCCGCGACGCGCGCTCGCTGTCGCTGGACCTCACCTCGCACCCCCAACCCGGCCCCTACCGCAATCTGGTGGCGGGCAGCCTCAGCGAGACCGAGGCCAGCGGCCTGCGGGTGATCAGCGAGCGGCTGCGCCTGGGCCGCACCCAGGACACCGAGCGCATCGAACGCACCTACTACGTCGAACTGCAGCGCGCCTTCACGCGCGACCTCGCCACCAACCTCGTCACCGACGACACCTCGGCCGCCAGCGTCAACTACCAGTGGGTCTGGCGCCGCTTCGACCACCCGGTGCTGCCCACCCAGGGCTGGGGCATCTCCGCCGACGGCGCCGTGGGCCACTCCTTTGCCACCGAGCAGCGCAGCGGCTGGTTCAGCCGCGGCAACGCACGCCTGACGGCCTACTGGACCCCGGGCGAGAACTGGTACGGGCAGACCCGCATGGAGCTGGGCGAGGTCTTCTCGCGCAACAGCGTGGCGGTGCCGTACACGCTGCTGTTCCGCGCTGGCGGCGACGATTCCGTGCGCGGCTACGGCTACCAGAGCCTGGGGCCGACCGACGCCACCGGCTCGGCCGTTGGCGGCCGGGTGCTGGCCACCGGCAGCCTGGAGCTGGCCCGCCCCTTCTCCCTGAAGCACCCCGCCTGGTGGGGCGCCGTGTTCGCCGACGCCGGCAACGCCGCGACCGGCTGGAACACCTGGTCGGCCGCCTGGGGCTATGGCGCGGGGGTGCGCTGGCGCAGCCCGGTCGGCGCGCTGCGCGTGGACCTGGCCTGGGGACAACAGCTGCGCCGCCTGCGGCTGCACTTCACCGTCGGCATCACCCTGTGA
- a CDS encoding vWA domain-containing protein: MLIDFFFTLRAAKLPVSVKEFLTLLEALQAGVIDDETGPTVDKFYYLARTALVKDEAQFDKFDRAFGAYFKGVEMLTDFTRDIPLDWLRQMLEKELSAEEKAKIEKMGWDELMETLKKRLEEQKARHEGGSKWIGTGGTSPFGHGGYNPQGIRIGGAGKNRSAVKVWDQRAFQDYDDTKELGTRNIKVALRRLRRFAREGNELELALDDTIHATAANAGLLDIKMIPERHNKVKVLLLMDVGGTMDEHIHRVEELFSAAKNEFKHLEFYYFHNCVYDFMWKNNRRRYTEKTPTWDIIRKYNKDYKLIFIGDATMSPYEIVQPGGSVEYNNEEPGAEWLQRLTHAFPKYAWINPEPQGVWQYRQSIAMVQQIMNQRMFPLTLAGLEQAMRLLSK; encoded by the coding sequence ATGCTCATCGACTTCTTCTTCACCCTGCGCGCGGCCAAGCTGCCGGTCTCGGTCAAGGAATTCCTGACCCTGCTCGAAGCCCTGCAGGCCGGCGTGATCGATGACGAAACCGGCCCGACGGTGGACAAGTTCTACTACCTGGCCCGCACCGCGCTGGTCAAGGACGAGGCCCAGTTCGACAAGTTCGACCGCGCCTTCGGCGCCTACTTCAAGGGCGTGGAGATGCTGACCGACTTCACCCGCGACATCCCGCTGGACTGGCTGCGCCAGATGCTGGAGAAGGAGCTGAGCGCCGAGGAGAAGGCCAAGATCGAGAAGATGGGCTGGGACGAGCTGATGGAGACGCTGAAGAAGCGCCTGGAAGAGCAGAAGGCGCGCCACGAGGGCGGCAGCAAGTGGATCGGCACCGGCGGCACCAGCCCCTTCGGCCACGGCGGCTACAACCCGCAGGGCATCCGCATCGGCGGGGCCGGCAAGAACCGCAGCGCGGTGAAGGTCTGGGACCAGCGCGCCTTCCAGGACTACGACGACACCAAGGAACTCGGCACGCGCAACATCAAGGTGGCGCTGCGCCGGCTGCGCCGTTTCGCCCGCGAGGGCAACGAGCTGGAGCTGGCGCTGGACGACACCATCCACGCCACCGCGGCGAACGCCGGCCTGCTCGACATCAAGATGATCCCCGAGCGGCACAACAAGGTAAAGGTGCTGCTGCTGATGGACGTGGGCGGCACGATGGACGAGCACATCCACCGCGTCGAGGAGCTCTTCAGCGCCGCCAAGAACGAGTTCAAGCACCTGGAGTTCTATTACTTCCACAACTGCGTCTACGACTTCATGTGGAAGAACAACCGGCGCCGCTACACCGAGAAGACGCCCACCTGGGACATCATCCGCAAGTACAACAAGGACTACAAACTCATCTTCATCGGCGACGCGACGATGAGCCCCTACGAGATCGTCCAGCCCGGCGGCAGCGTCGAATACAACAACGAGGAGCCCGGCGCCGAGTGGCTGCAGCGGCTCACGCACGCCTTCCCGAAGTACGCCTGGATCAACCCGGAGCCCCAGGGCGTCTGGCAGTACCGCCAGAGCATCGCGATGGTGCAGCAGATCATGAACCAGCGCATGTTCCCGCTCACCCTGGCCGGGCTGGAGCAGGCGATGCGGCTGCTGTCGAAGTGA
- a CDS encoding tyrosine-type recombinase/integrase produces the protein MAFNLINSDTALRAMLKAITTGQKPAGRISDGAGLYLLPLVKGGSHAWRFDFSIHGRRKTLSLGTYPATGLALARQKATDARALVAAGTDPSEVRKDARTEAARERADEREAQRREAAQLPPAGSLQALAGDWLDHRAGAWTKGTREKIEASFERHVFPHIGRVPIGEVTPGQVRECVQRIEAAGAAEMASRVFQRLRSLFRYAVAHEHLTTDPTYPLKPAEILRPRATQHRPALSAQDAPAFLRQLAGYGRDPLMRCALLFLVLTAVRPGELRGARWVEFDEAAGLWRIPGERMKMKTEHLVPLSRQALAVLAELRPLTGSGPLVFPSPFYPSKPISANTLNSALARMGYKGEATAHGMRTLFSTSANEAGHRADVIERQLAHEERDGVRGAYNRAEYLPERRALLDWWGNRVDAMRSGGAQVLPLRTA, from the coding sequence GTGGCCTTCAATCTCATCAACAGCGACACGGCCTTGCGCGCCATGCTCAAGGCGATCACCACCGGCCAGAAACCGGCCGGGCGGATCAGCGACGGGGCCGGGCTCTACCTGCTGCCACTGGTCAAGGGCGGGTCACATGCCTGGCGGTTCGACTTCAGCATCCACGGCCGGCGCAAGACCCTGAGCCTGGGCACCTACCCTGCTACCGGCCTGGCGCTGGCCCGGCAGAAGGCCACCGACGCCCGCGCCCTGGTGGCGGCAGGCACCGACCCCAGCGAGGTCCGCAAGGACGCACGGACCGAGGCTGCCCGCGAGCGTGCCGACGAACGCGAGGCGCAACGCCGCGAGGCTGCCCAGCTGCCGCCGGCTGGCAGCCTGCAGGCCCTGGCCGGCGACTGGCTGGACCACCGCGCAGGGGCCTGGACCAAGGGCACCCGGGAGAAGATCGAAGCCTCCTTTGAACGCCACGTCTTCCCCCACATCGGCCGGGTACCCATTGGCGAGGTGACGCCCGGCCAGGTGCGCGAGTGCGTGCAGCGCATCGAAGCCGCAGGCGCTGCCGAGATGGCCAGCCGGGTTTTCCAGCGCCTGCGCTCCCTGTTCCGGTACGCGGTGGCTCACGAGCACCTGACCACCGATCCCACCTATCCCCTGAAGCCCGCCGAGATCCTGCGGCCCCGAGCCACCCAGCACCGGCCGGCGCTGTCTGCCCAGGATGCGCCCGCCTTCCTGCGCCAGCTGGCCGGCTACGGGCGCGACCCGCTGATGCGATGCGCCCTGCTCTTCCTGGTGCTGACCGCCGTCCGCCCCGGCGAGCTGCGCGGCGCCCGCTGGGTGGAGTTCGACGAAGCGGCCGGCCTGTGGCGCATCCCTGGCGAGCGAATGAAGATGAAGACCGAACACCTGGTGCCGCTGTCGCGCCAGGCGCTGGCCGTGCTGGCCGAACTGCGGCCCTTGACCGGCTCGGGTCCGCTGGTCTTCCCGAGCCCCTTCTATCCGTCCAAGCCGATCAGCGCCAACACCCTGAACAGCGCCCTGGCCCGCATGGGCTACAAGGGCGAGGCCACTGCCCACGGCATGCGGACGCTGTTCAGCACCAGCGCCAACGAGGCCGGACACCGCGCCGACGTGATCGAACGCCAACTGGCCCATGAAGAGCGCGACGGCGTGCGCGGCGCCTACAACCGGGCGGAGTACCTGCCCGAACGCCGGGCTCTGCTGGACTGGTGGGGCAATCGCGTCGACGCCATGCGCAGCGGCGGCGCCCAGGTGCTGCCCCTGCGCACTGCCTGA
- a CDS encoding GGDEF domain-containing protein, translating to MSTLYHLAAAQMLLYGAMWACAWVIVGDERRAVQHWLGFTLLLAAGLGLISLRPDGNPWLTVVLANWALVVAVVLFWRGGALFLRLPPRDAEMALLLLAIGTLVVWLGPQPRQGFWLHPGFVCAGAIGWLLLANARRSHAALKMQFGERTAWVVSATLSALALLQVVRAVQGLTSSTPVPMHQTHAANVALVFAMLVSSAVLNMVYLFLMVLRLLRRLTHLVDHDALTGLLNRRSIERALVRAWVGWRRSGRTFAVVSIDLDHFKQVNDRWGHPAGDEVLRACAELLQRGVRQVDQVGRVGGEEFLILLLDSDEAQAMATAERLRSQLACTDIRTHGALLRVTCSMGVAVADAGDAEPDQMVQRSDAALYQAKHDGRDRVVSGALVATIPVPAASPTER from the coding sequence ATGTCCACCCTGTACCACCTTGCCGCTGCCCAGATGCTGCTTTACGGCGCGATGTGGGCCTGCGCCTGGGTGATCGTGGGCGATGAGCGGCGTGCGGTGCAGCACTGGCTGGGCTTCACGCTGCTGCTGGCGGCCGGGCTGGGGCTGATTTCCCTGCGCCCCGATGGCAACCCCTGGTTGACCGTGGTGCTGGCCAACTGGGCCCTGGTCGTTGCGGTCGTGCTGTTCTGGCGGGGCGGGGCCCTGTTCCTGCGGCTGCCACCCCGCGATGCCGAGATGGCCCTGTTGCTGCTGGCCATCGGGACCCTCGTGGTCTGGCTGGGGCCGCAGCCGCGCCAGGGGTTCTGGCTGCATCCGGGCTTCGTCTGCGCCGGTGCGATCGGCTGGCTGCTGCTGGCCAACGCCCGGCGCAGTCACGCTGCGCTGAAGATGCAGTTCGGCGAGCGCACCGCGTGGGTGGTGTCCGCCACGCTGTCCGCCCTTGCCTTGCTGCAGGTGGTCCGTGCCGTCCAGGGGCTCACGTCGTCGACCCCGGTGCCGATGCATCAGACGCACGCTGCCAACGTCGCGCTCGTCTTTGCGATGCTGGTTTCCTCGGCGGTGCTGAACATGGTCTACCTCTTCCTGATGGTGCTGCGGCTGCTGCGTCGCCTGACCCATCTGGTGGATCACGACGCGCTGACTGGCCTGCTCAACCGCCGGTCGATCGAGCGTGCGCTGGTGCGGGCCTGGGTGGGTTGGCGACGCTCGGGCCGGACCTTCGCCGTCGTCAGCATCGACCTGGACCACTTCAAGCAGGTCAACGATCGCTGGGGCCACCCGGCGGGCGACGAGGTGCTGCGCGCCTGCGCCGAACTGCTTCAGCGGGGCGTGCGCCAGGTCGACCAGGTTGGCCGAGTGGGTGGGGAGGAGTTCCTGATCCTGCTGCTCGACAGTGATGAGGCACAGGCGATGGCCACCGCAGAGCGCCTGCGCAGCCAGTTGGCATGCACCGACATCCGCACCCACGGCGCCCTGCTGCGCGTCACTTGCAGCATGGGGGTGGCGGTGGCGGATGCCGGCGATGCTGAGCCGGATCAAATGGTGCAGCGCTCCGATGCCGCGCTGTACCAGGCCAAGCACGACGGGCGCGATAGAGTGGTCTCCGGCGCCCTGGTTGCCACCATTCCCGTTCCAGCCGCTTCACCCACCGAGCGATGA
- a CDS encoding helix-turn-helix transcriptional regulator: METTHPPTAQIRPITHGLGAAESLAPARVDLPPDQLARVKRSETLLRIDQVEARVGFRKSKIYALAKEEPLLRPVLISARCVAWPESRIDAYIAKVIARSDAGADLLAGQGTRA; this comes from the coding sequence ATGGAAACGACACACCCGCCCACCGCTCAAATCCGCCCGATCACGCACGGGCTGGGCGCCGCTGAATCACTCGCCCCTGCCCGGGTTGACCTGCCGCCCGACCAACTGGCCCGGGTCAAGCGCTCTGAAACCTTGCTGCGCATCGATCAGGTGGAGGCGCGCGTCGGGTTCCGAAAATCGAAGATCTACGCCCTGGCGAAGGAAGAGCCCCTGTTGCGGCCGGTGCTCATCTCTGCGCGCTGCGTGGCCTGGCCGGAATCCCGGATCGACGCCTACATCGCCAAGGTGATTGCCCGATCCGATGCCGGCGCCGACTTGCTGGCCGGTCAAGGGACGCGGGCGTGA